One part of the Lysobacterales bacterium genome encodes these proteins:
- a CDS encoding type II toxin-antitoxin system VapC family toxin, which translates to MIFLDTKVVSETLKCTPEPTVLRWLEKYDAELALSTVVIAELAFGIAKIRPDERAQRLADGLDAWRSRFAGRIFAFTEEAALIYGELMGEAARCGRPMSAPDGMIAAIARIHSAPLATRNVADFREAEVRLVNPWEG; encoded by the coding sequence GTGATCTTCCTCGACACCAAGGTTGTCTCCGAGACGCTCAAGTGCACACCGGAGCCGACCGTGCTGCGCTGGCTGGAGAAGTACGACGCCGAGCTGGCGCTGAGCACCGTGGTGATCGCCGAGCTGGCCTTCGGCATCGCCAAGATCCGGCCTGATGAGCGCGCACAGCGGCTCGCCGATGGTCTGGATGCTTGGCGCAGCCGCTTCGCCGGGCGCATCTTCGCGTTTACCGAAGAAGCCGCGCTGATCTATGGCGAGCTGATGGGCGAAGCCGCGCGATGCGGCCGCCCGATGAGCGCGCCGGACGGCATGATTGCCGCCATCGCCCGCATCCACTCAGCGCCGCTGGCGACGCGGAACGTGGCGGACTTCCGGGAGGCGGAGGTGAGGCTGGTGAATCCTTGGGAGGGTTGA
- a CDS encoding AAA family ATPase has product MKAVILNAVTLRHFGGFYTSTRIDLDPKVTIFTGANDTGKSCALKAIRILCARQRLSESDVHKDRFGRHPGTWDTDPDLSLNAELEITEASIREKLVGGSPRAGDIVSVRYQGNIKGRDYNVYEVRRPKSQISPDNVRVAKLPQVAIFDPASSIRDIIDLADPTPSELQFLRLAFGAQFEPKALLENTPLARAQHLDRAIHGLNNKLDKFFPKALHYQFKIFEIGGSAKTLGVSLVDAVQGYAELGLRGAGVRRLVSLMVFLLSEVNPEKHSIVLLDEPENSLHADAQHQVRRTLEQISENPKVQVIYATHSPAMVNPAHPERVRVFSRKWNGDVGTSQVERLSHSENFQAARISLGITPCDSLLYGLVTIIVEGETEARCLAPLLRRLDREGVSGFENLSSLLDSCHFVCGWGDSIFYYCKLARDQNGRPIAFLDGDKKREAAKLVEAGVPTIELPKQTEFEEIVPLDRYIAALAEECIALDISSESITAEGFRAWSTSNASPAQSMFSKRVDSWLQQTIGRQLKKHSVMERAIRLTRANEFNVESLAKLAEAIRNQM; this is encoded by the coding sequence GTGAAAGCAGTGATATTGAATGCGGTAACGCTTAGGCACTTCGGCGGATTCTACACCTCCACTCGGATTGACCTCGATCCAAAGGTCACCATCTTTACGGGGGCAAATGATACGGGAAAATCATGCGCACTTAAGGCAATTCGGATCCTTTGCGCGCGACAAAGACTCTCCGAGTCTGATGTTCACAAAGATCGATTCGGTAGGCACCCAGGGACATGGGATACAGATCCTGACTTGTCACTAAACGCCGAGCTAGAGATCACGGAAGCGTCTATTCGCGAAAAACTTGTGGGAGGAAGTCCTCGCGCAGGTGACATAGTTTCGGTCCGCTACCAGGGCAACATTAAGGGCCGTGACTACAATGTCTATGAAGTTCGGCGGCCAAAGTCGCAGATTTCGCCCGATAACGTTCGAGTAGCAAAGCTGCCACAAGTGGCAATCTTTGATCCCGCGAGCTCCATCAGGGACATCATTGATCTTGCAGATCCGACGCCGTCGGAGCTCCAATTTCTGAGACTAGCGTTTGGTGCTCAGTTTGAGCCAAAGGCCCTTCTCGAAAACACACCACTGGCGCGCGCTCAACATCTCGACCGGGCAATCCATGGACTAAATAACAAGTTAGACAAATTTTTCCCTAAAGCCCTCCATTATCAATTCAAAATCTTCGAGATCGGCGGCAGCGCAAAGACACTGGGCGTCAGCCTTGTCGATGCGGTGCAAGGCTACGCTGAACTAGGCCTGAGGGGCGCGGGCGTGCGACGCCTAGTTTCGCTTATGGTGTTCTTGCTCTCAGAGGTCAATCCAGAAAAGCACAGCATTGTGTTGCTGGATGAACCCGAAAACTCACTCCATGCGGACGCGCAGCATCAGGTGCGCCGGACGCTTGAGCAAATATCCGAGAATCCTAAGGTTCAAGTGATCTACGCAACCCACTCACCGGCCATGGTCAATCCAGCCCATCCCGAGAGAGTGAGAGTCTTTTCCCGTAAATGGAACGGTGATGTTGGCACTAGCCAAGTCGAAAGGCTTTCGCACTCGGAGAATTTCCAAGCGGCGAGGATTAGTCTTGGGATTACACCCTGCGACTCACTCCTCTACGGATTAGTCACCATTATCGTTGAAGGGGAAACAGAAGCTCGGTGCCTTGCACCTCTGCTGAGGAGACTGGATAGAGAAGGTGTTTCTGGTTTTGAGAACCTGTCATCCCTGCTCGATTCGTGCCATTTCGTCTGTGGGTGGGGTGACAGCATTTTTTACTACTGCAAGCTTGCTCGCGATCAAAATGGGCGTCCAATAGCTTTTCTCGACGGCGACAAAAAGCGAGAGGCGGCAAAGCTGGTAGAGGCAGGAGTACCAACGATCGAACTCCCCAAGCAAACTGAGTTTGAAGAGATAGTGCCACTCGACCGATACATCGCCGCCCTTGCCGAAGAGTGCATAGCACTCGATATCTCAAGCGAAAGTATCACAGCTGAAGGCTTCCGCGCTTGGTCGACCAGCAACGCTAGTCCGGCCCAATCCATGTTCTCAAAGCGTGTGGACTCGTGGCTGCAACAAACAATAGGACGTCAGCTAAAAAAGCATTCAGTTATGGAAAGAGCAATTAGACTGACCCGTGCCAATGAATTCAACGTAGAGAGTCTAGCAAAACTAGCTGAGGCCATTCGCAATCAGATGTAA
- a CDS encoding AIPR family protein yields the protein MRYQFFINVLDGIIREAPARYGKKYPQPPANADQLNQARSRALIHLFLKVRFGLTAFEDRERTVTDGGYDGGVDAYHICRQTRKIYLLQSKFRTTEANFESKEITSDELIAMDVDRITGGFEQDELGNEYSGKIKQLQREISEIADIGRYDYVVVLLANLASSQRDRLSRLFGRHLIDVFPAERTYSELVFPVLSGTYFTASDLVIPIDLSSKNAGSKISYEVRTKYADCEITVLFVPAIEIARIMHLYKNAILKYNPRSYLEHEGQSVNNAIRQTVMDSDANELALYNNGITMLSEETNINERVGRRASAQLYVRNPQIINGGQTSFTLSRIYSDPEIDAEKVFGNKEIMLKVITVFDCSPDNKGRLIDEISTATNRQTPVIGADRFANDSFHLRVQKMIFDRYGVLYERKRGEFADGVRDGYITLRVVIERNSFWRVYYAANGDIDQAAQKRLFQKNNFKEKILQDPASFDRWAQGFRTYARIRSVLGSGMRFERSHYAMIFACVELSDRCLEPTDEAIDAILFSDGGFWDRFVSSIRERSIADPQLFPGLLRKGKFSVNRYFKMPQSLRDVKQAVRRERESGNHSNCDPIRPLQ from the coding sequence ATGCGCTACCAGTTTTTTATAAATGTCCTTGACGGAATCATCAGAGAAGCTCCAGCGCGGTACGGGAAGAAGTATCCCCAACCCCCAGCAAACGCTGATCAGTTAAACCAGGCTCGGTCCCGAGCGCTGATCCATCTGTTCCTAAAGGTCAGATTCGGTCTGACTGCTTTTGAGGATCGAGAGCGGACCGTCACGGATGGTGGATACGATGGTGGCGTTGATGCTTACCACATCTGCCGCCAAACGCGGAAGATCTATTTGCTTCAGAGCAAGTTTAGGACAACCGAAGCGAATTTCGAGTCCAAGGAAATTACAAGCGATGAGCTAATCGCGATGGACGTCGACCGAATCACCGGCGGGTTCGAACAGGATGAGCTCGGAAACGAGTACTCTGGAAAAATAAAGCAGCTGCAGCGCGAGATAAGCGAAATAGCTGATATAGGCCGCTACGACTATGTTGTGGTTCTCCTCGCGAATCTTGCGAGTTCCCAAAGAGATCGATTGAGCAGGCTATTCGGGCGGCACTTGATTGACGTTTTCCCGGCTGAAAGAACCTACAGCGAGCTGGTCTTTCCGGTGCTAAGTGGAACGTACTTTACGGCCTCGGATCTCGTCATCCCAATTGATCTATCGAGCAAAAATGCAGGCAGCAAAATCAGCTATGAGGTAAGGACAAAATACGCAGATTGCGAGATCACTGTCTTGTTTGTTCCGGCAATCGAGATTGCTCGGATAATGCACCTATACAAGAACGCGATACTGAAATATAACCCAAGAAGTTACCTGGAGCACGAGGGCCAGTCCGTAAATAACGCGATTCGACAGACGGTAATGGACTCCGATGCGAACGAGCTAGCGCTCTACAACAACGGCATAACCATGTTATCTGAGGAGACCAACATAAACGAAAGAGTCGGCAGGCGGGCGTCAGCTCAGCTGTACGTTAGGAATCCACAAATCATTAATGGTGGTCAAACCTCCTTTACCCTAAGTCGGATCTACAGTGACCCCGAAATCGACGCTGAGAAGGTTTTCGGGAACAAGGAGATCATGCTAAAGGTAATAACGGTTTTCGATTGCTCTCCCGACAACAAGGGGCGCCTCATCGACGAAATCTCAACTGCAACAAATCGACAAACTCCAGTAATCGGCGCGGATCGATTCGCAAACGACAGTTTCCACTTGCGCGTGCAGAAGATGATATTCGATCGCTACGGGGTGCTTTATGAGCGCAAGCGAGGTGAGTTTGCAGACGGCGTGAGGGACGGGTATATCACCCTCCGCGTAGTCATTGAGAGAAACAGCTTCTGGCGCGTCTATTACGCAGCCAATGGAGACATCGATCAGGCGGCTCAGAAGAGGTTGTTCCAGAAGAACAACTTCAAGGAAAAGATCCTTCAGGACCCTGCTTCCTTTGACAGATGGGCGCAGGGCTTCCGAACCTATGCTCGAATTCGGTCGGTGCTTGGGTCGGGAATGCGATTCGAGCGCTCTCATTACGCGATGATATTCGCGTGTGTGGAACTGTCTGATCGTTGCTTGGAGCCAACTGACGAGGCGATCGATGCGATTCTATTCAGCGATGGTGGATTTTGGGATCGCTTTGTCTCATCGATTCGTGAGCGTTCAATCGCCGATCCCCAACTCTTTCCCGGGCTCTTGCGAAAGGGGAAATTCTCGGTCAACCGCTACTTCAAAATGCCTCAGTCACTTCGTGACGTAAAGCAGGCAGTGCGTCGCGAGCGCGAGAGTGGCAATCATTCGAATTGCGATCCAATCAGGCCTCTTCAATGA
- a CDS encoding putative toxin-antitoxin system toxin component, PIN family translates to MATLRVVLDTNVLLSGIAYPASVPGKILAAWRHGSVEVLLSDYILGELRRVLPRLAHRHGLSASEIDDLVDALSIQAELIEPAPGSDLDLRDPNDQDVLGTLLAALETSAADYLITGDKDLLALAHRHPIITPADFWAKHAGV, encoded by the coding sequence GTGGCAACGCTGCGAGTGGTGCTGGACACTAATGTGCTGCTGTCAGGCATCGCCTACCCGGCCAGCGTGCCGGGCAAGATCCTCGCCGCGTGGCGGCATGGTTCCGTCGAGGTGCTGCTGTCCGACTACATCCTCGGCGAACTGCGCCGCGTGCTGCCCAGGCTGGCGCATCGGCATGGGCTGAGCGCGAGTGAGATCGATGACTTGGTCGATGCGCTGTCGATCCAGGCCGAACTGATCGAACCCGCGCCCGGAAGCGATCTCGACCTGCGCGACCCGAACGACCAGGACGTGCTCGGCACCCTGCTCGCCGCCCTGGAAACGAGCGCTGCCGACTACCTGATCACCGGCGACAAAGACCTGCTCGCGCTTGCGCACAGGCACCCGATCATCACGCCTGCGGACTTCTGGGCGAAGCATGCGGGGGTGTGA
- a CDS encoding type II toxin-antitoxin system Phd/YefM family antitoxin — protein sequence MITETSAVAFRQNLGEMLNQVQYRHDSIVINKDGKPVAALVDARLFARIRRLQARFDALSARIEAGFAPLPEADGMAEIEAAVRDARATSAQG from the coding sequence ATGATCACCGAAACCAGCGCGGTCGCGTTTCGCCAGAACCTCGGCGAGATGCTGAACCAGGTGCAGTACCGTCACGACAGCATCGTCATCAACAAGGATGGCAAGCCCGTCGCCGCCTTGGTCGACGCGCGGCTGTTCGCCCGCATCCGCCGCCTGCAGGCGCGCTTCGACGCGCTGTCGGCGCGTATCGAGGCGGGCTTTGCGCCGCTACCGGAGGCCGACGGCATGGCCGAGATCGAGGCCGCCGTTCGCGATGCCCGCGCCACCAGCGCCCAAGGCTAA
- a CDS encoding primosomal protein N' gives MFEFTALRVALPLPLPQLFDYAPPARARVDAGWIGCRVRVPFGRGHAIGVVAEVGPPEIDPGKLKPAIERLDTEPLIAGELLASLRWAAGYYQRPLGEVLAAALPVDMRQGKPLPDTAPLAWRLTPIGAANLRQLRSGGRPRQLADWLAEAGALDAAALNQRLPDWRPALRSLMGRGFVEECLGANAQRSPERAPPALNPEQAAAAERIRQALGQFDPILIEGVTGSGKTEVYLDAIEAALARGEQALILVPEIGLTPQTLRRFQQRLPVEVHSFHSGMAEGARARAWTGMRRGEARVLVGTRSAVFAPLPQPGLIIIDEEHDSSYKQQDGFRYHARDFALVRGKALNIPVVLGSATPALETLQLARSGRLAHVQLKKRAAAARAPHVRVLDARRQRLTHGLSEPAFQAIAECLQRGEQALVFRNRRGYAPALLCHDCGYRANCSRCDAALTLHGRDRLICHHCGHRERAPTACPDCGSLALMPQGAGTERVEVALAERFPDVPLVRIDSETTRDHGDLARHFDTLGQGAGLIVGTQMLAKGHDLAKLSLVVVVTIDEGLFSADFRAAEKLAQLLIQVSGRAGRAQAPGEVLLQTHHPEHPLLATLLAGGYPAFAKLELAEREAAGFPPFAHLALLRVDSHREDALQLFMREAHAAARAIVAADPSLSVEVHAPMPAPMARRAGRMRAQMLLSAKLRPGLQAVLRAWNAALFELKSGRGVRWSLDVDPGDLY, from the coding sequence ATGTTCGAATTCACCGCCCTGCGCGTCGCCCTGCCCCTGCCCCTGCCGCAGCTCTTCGACTACGCCCCGCCTGCGCGGGCGAGGGTCGACGCCGGCTGGATCGGCTGCCGCGTGCGCGTGCCCTTCGGCCGCGGCCATGCAATCGGCGTGGTCGCCGAGGTCGGCCCGCCGGAGATCGACCCGGGCAAGCTCAAACCCGCAATCGAACGCCTCGACACCGAGCCGCTGATCGCCGGCGAGCTGCTGGCCAGCCTGCGCTGGGCCGCCGGCTACTACCAGAGGCCGCTGGGCGAAGTGCTGGCTGCGGCCCTGCCTGTCGATATGCGCCAGGGCAAACCCTTGCCCGATACCGCCCCGCTGGCCTGGCGACTCACACCTATTGGCGCGGCCAATCTGCGCCAGCTGCGCTCAGGCGGGCGCCCGCGCCAGCTCGCCGACTGGCTGGCCGAGGCCGGCGCGCTGGATGCCGCCGCCCTCAACCAGCGCCTGCCCGACTGGCGCCCGGCCCTGCGCAGCCTGATGGGCCGCGGCTTTGTCGAGGAATGCCTGGGCGCGAATGCTCAGAGATCGCCCGAACGCGCCCCGCCCGCGCTCAACCCCGAACAGGCCGCCGCCGCCGAACGCATCCGGCAAGCGCTGGGCCAGTTCGACCCGATCCTGATCGAAGGCGTCACCGGCTCGGGCAAGACCGAGGTGTATCTGGACGCCATCGAAGCCGCGCTGGCCCGCGGCGAGCAGGCCCTGATCCTGGTGCCTGAAATCGGACTCACCCCGCAGACCCTGCGGCGCTTCCAGCAGCGATTGCCGGTGGAGGTGCACAGCTTCCATTCCGGCATGGCCGAGGGCGCGCGCGCGCGGGCCTGGACGGGGATGCGCCGCGGCGAGGCCCGCGTGTTGGTCGGCACCCGCTCGGCGGTGTTCGCGCCGCTGCCGCAGCCGGGCCTGATCATCATCGACGAGGAGCACGACAGCAGCTACAAGCAGCAGGACGGCTTCCGCTACCACGCCCGCGACTTCGCCCTGGTGCGCGGCAAGGCGCTCAACATCCCGGTGGTGCTGGGCAGCGCCACGCCGGCATTGGAAACCCTGCAGCTGGCCCGCAGCGGCCGCCTCGCCCACGTGCAGCTGAAGAAGCGCGCCGCCGCCGCACGCGCCCCGCACGTGCGCGTGCTGGACGCCCGTCGCCAGCGCCTGACCCACGGCCTCAGCGAGCCGGCCTTCCAGGCGATTGCCGAATGCCTGCAGCGCGGCGAACAGGCCCTGGTGTTCCGCAACCGCCGCGGCTACGCGCCCGCCCTGCTCTGCCACGACTGCGGCTACCGCGCCAACTGCAGCCGCTGCGATGCCGCACTCACCCTGCACGGCCGCGACCGCCTGATCTGCCACCACTGCGGCCACCGCGAACGCGCGCCGACCGCCTGCCCCGACTGCGGCAGCTTGGCGCTCATGCCGCAGGGTGCCGGCACCGAGCGCGTCGAAGTGGCGCTGGCCGAACGCTTCCCCGACGTGCCTTTGGTGCGCATCGACAGCGAGACCACCCGCGACCACGGCGACCTGGCCCGCCACTTCGACACGCTGGGGCAAGGCGCCGGCCTGATCGTCGGCACCCAGATGCTGGCCAAGGGCCACGACCTCGCCAAGCTCTCGCTGGTGGTGGTCGTCACCATCGACGAAGGCCTGTTCAGCGCCGACTTCCGCGCGGCCGAAAAGCTGGCCCAGCTCCTCATCCAGGTCAGCGGCCGCGCCGGCCGCGCGCAGGCCCCGGGCGAAGTGCTGCTGCAGACCCACCACCCGGAGCATCCGCTACTGGCGACGCTATTGGCGGGCGGCTATCCGGCGTTTGCGAAGCTCGAACTGGCGGAGCGCGAGGCTGCGGGGTTTCCGCCGTTTGCGCATCTGGCGCTGCTGCGCGTGGACAGCCATCGCGAGGACGCGCTGCAACTGTTCATGCGGGAGGCGCATGCGGCGGCGCGGGCGATCGTTGCTGCGGATCCGAGCTTGAGCGTCGAGGTACACGCGCCGATGCCGGCACCGATGGCGCGACGGGCGGGACGGATGCGGGCGCAGATGCTCTTGTCGGCGAAGCTGAGGCCGGGGCTGCAGGCGGTGTTGCGGGCTTGGAATGCGGCGCTGTTTGAGTTGAAGAGTGGGCGGGGGGTGCGGTGGAGCTTGGATGTGGATCCGGGGGATCTGTATTGA
- a CDS encoding DUF3106 domain-containing protein gives MPDSAAARTSALLRAWLLAEGLVPAAAPRVRDFAQGLTLLQSQPGTRGHPQIEGGGAWLRLWAGLPAGARDLLALRVLGGLSLERVAELQARPLGRVEREWLLLGRRLAAKDAAWPAALRAAFLALLPVAAPRRTGLRVVLLLAALACFAGAAMAPQLHYALLLDPAQQRLQAPPAAPPPVVEQVPLSAPEFELWADAVEFATLEGLDFLLWRLQAGGGEVVAAAAPAVSPENPAVPPETLSALKPWAESWPRLQPEQRAELLARARRWEALGEAERLRFEQRAAAYRTLPPLQRADLRERHARWAGFDAATQSTLRALEAGVSAATPDAQAALRAEFDALPEAVRRGLLAGKTPELAELAREAFAFVPEDERENTIELLRGLGEPEHGLLRRMARRLDPAAREALRAELIAAEPAARAALVRERAAAVGVRAD, from the coding sequence ATGCCCGATTCCGCCGCCGCCCGCACTTCCGCCTTGCTGCGGGCCTGGCTTCTGGCGGAGGGGCTGGTGCCCGCTGCCGCGCCGCGCGTCCGCGACTTCGCCCAGGGCCTGACCCTGCTGCAGTCGCAGCCCGGCACGCGCGGGCACCCGCAGATCGAGGGCGGGGGCGCGTGGCTGCGCCTGTGGGCCGGGCTGCCGGCCGGCGCCCGCGATCTGCTGGCCCTGCGCGTGCTGGGCGGGCTGTCGCTGGAGCGCGTCGCCGAGCTGCAGGCCCGGCCGCTCGGCCGGGTCGAACGCGAATGGCTGCTGCTGGGGCGGCGCCTGGCCGCCAAAGACGCCGCCTGGCCGGCGGCCCTGCGCGCGGCCTTTCTGGCCCTGCTGCCGGTGGCCGCGCCGCGCCGCACGGGCCTGCGCGTCGTCCTGTTGCTGGCGGCCCTGGCCTGCTTTGCCGGCGCGGCCATGGCGCCGCAGCTGCACTACGCCTTGCTGCTGGATCCGGCGCAGCAGCGCCTGCAGGCGCCGCCGGCCGCGCCGCCGCCGGTGGTCGAACAGGTGCCGCTGTCGGCGCCGGAGTTCGAGCTGTGGGCCGATGCGGTCGAGTTCGCGACCCTGGAGGGCCTCGACTTTCTGCTGTGGCGGCTGCAGGCGGGCGGCGGCGAGGTGGTCGCGGCCGCCGCCCCTGCCGTGTCGCCGGAGAACCCCGCGGTACCCCCCGAGACCTTGAGTGCGCTGAAACCCTGGGCCGAGTCGTGGCCGCGGCTGCAGCCCGAGCAGCGCGCCGAGCTGCTGGCCCGCGCGCGCCGCTGGGAGGCCCTGGGCGAGGCCGAGCGGCTGCGTTTCGAGCAGCGCGCTGCGGCCTACCGCACGCTGCCGCCGCTGCAGCGCGCCGACCTGCGCGAGCGGCATGCGCGCTGGGCGGGCTTTGACGCCGCCACGCAATCCACCCTGCGCGCGCTGGAGGCCGGGGTATCGGCGGCCACGCCCGATGCGCAGGCCGCGCTGCGCGCTGAGTTCGATGCGCTGCCCGAGGCCGTGCGCCGCGGCCTGCTGGCCGGCAAGACGCCTGAGCTGGCCGAGCTGGCGCGTGAGGCTTTCGCCTTCGTGCCGGAGGACGAGCGCGAGAACACGATCGAACTGCTGCGCGGTCTGGGTGAACCCGAGCACGGCCTGCTGCGGCGCATGGCGCGCCGGCTCGATCCGGCGGCGCGCGAAGCGCTGCGCGCCGAGCTGATCGC